From a region of the Corythoichthys intestinalis isolate RoL2023-P3 chromosome 7, ASM3026506v1, whole genome shotgun sequence genome:
- the LOC130918803 gene encoding gastrula zinc finger protein XlCGF57.1-like isoform X2, with protein MRRKMTLTKTLQNPQTCHHRKETLKKERGSPALQTSEGNERKSRSRRTTEKRKKIRSPADVTVEDLHPEKHDPIHVKQEAESKMACIKQEAESEMPCIKQEAEPETPYIKEEELEDEISKFPMCVSVKIEEDEGPSEDCGSAKHWSDSSFQHLTTKGEGQSQTDGLLAPLSDCDDATSHSSDFNADEEEDDLDQNASKPLNMSSRKRDTQESAVRKALRCLLCDKRFSWKNRLKTHMLTHTGEKPFSCTVCDKRFSCNSSLIRHKRTHTGEKPYACTLCDKRFVDKCSLKIHTKTHTGEKPFACAFCGKRFPHKANLNKHTTTHTGEKPIACSFCDKKFLNKSSLKIHTRVHTGERPFACTLCSKRFVGKGGLKKHAWRHTGEKPFACTHCDKRFSLKNLLEKHKRTHTGEKPFACTLGGKKITQEEHFGKRFTQEGHFVSHTSNHAVEKPFACTVCGKRFVDMGDLNKHTSRHVPVTALKVYRGMKT; from the exons gGGGTCACCTGCTTTACAGACTAGCGAGGGAAATGAGAGGAAATCCCGGTCACGACGAACAACGGAAAAACGAAAGAAAATAAGG AGTCCCGCAGACGTCACTGTAGAAGATCTTCACCCTGAGAAACACGATCCCATCCACGTTAAACAGGAGGCGGAGTCCAAGATGGCGTGTatcaaacaggaggcggagTCCGAGATGCCATGTatcaaacaggaggcggagCCCGAGACCCCCTacattaaagaagaagaacTGGAAGATGAAATTTCCAAGTTTCCAATGTGTGTCAGTGTGAAAATCGAAGAAGACGAAGGTCCAAGCGAAGACTGTGGATCAGCGAAACATTGGAGCGACAGCTCATTTCAGCACCTGACAACAAAAGGAGAGGGACAATCGCAAACAGACGGCCTCTTAGCTCCGCTTTCGGACTGCGACGACGCTACATCACACTCATCTGACTTCAACGCTGATGAGGAGGAAGATGACTTAGACCAAAACGCTTCAAAACCCTTAAACATGTCATCACGGAAAAGAGATACTCAAGAAAGCGCGGTGAGGAAAGCTTTACGCTGCttactttgcgataaaagattttcttgGAAAAATCGATTAAAAACACACATGTTGACACACACCGGGGAGAAGCCTTTTAGCTGCAcagtttgcgataaaagattttcttgCAATTCTAGTTTAATTAGACATaaacgtacacacactggagagaaaccttacgcctgcacactttgcgataaaCGATTCGTCGACAAGTGCAGTTTAAAAattcacacaaaaacacacactggagaaaagccttttgcctgcgcgTTTTGTGGTAAACGATTCCCCCATAAGGcaaatttaaacaaacacaccaccacacacactggagagaagcccatCGCCTGCTCATTTTGCGATAAAAAATTCCTCAACAAGTCCAGTTTAAAAATTCACACAAGAGTACACACCGGAGAaaggccttttgcctgcacactttgtagcAAAAGATTTGTCGGTaagggaggtttaaaaaaacacgCATGGAGACACacaggagagaagcctttcgcctgtacacattgcgataaaagattttctctGAAGAATCTTCTAGAAAAGCataagcgtacacacactggagaaaagccttttgcctgcacacttggTGGTAAAAAAATCACTCAGGAGGAACAttttggtaaaagattcactcagGAGGGACATTTCGTATCGCACACAAGTAACCACGCCGTAGAGAAACCTTTCGCTTgcacagtttgtggtaaaagattcgtcGATATGGGagatttaaacaaacacacaagtaggcatgtgcccgtTACCGCTTTGaaagtttaccgtggtatgaaaacgtaa
- the LOC130918803 gene encoding uncharacterized protein LOC130918803 isoform X6, whose protein sequence is MRSPTDVTVEDFHLEKYDPIHVKQEAESEMARIKQEAESEMPRIKQEAESEMPRIKQEAEPETPYIKEEELEDEISKFPMCVSVKIEEDEGPSEESGSAKHWGDSSFQHLTTKGEGQSQTDGLLAPLSDSDDVTSHSSDFNTDEEEDDFDQKASKSLNMSSRKRNTQKRAVRKAAPCTLCVSHRHHCRRSSP, encoded by the exons ATGAGG AGTCCCACAGACGTCACTGTAGAAGATTTTCATCTTGAGAAATACGATCCCATCCACGTTAAACAGGAGGCGGAGTCCGAGATGGCGCGTatcaaacaggaggcggagTCCGAGATGCCGCGTatcaaacaggaggcggagTCCGAGATGCCGCGTatcaaacaggaggcggagCCCGAGACCCCCTacattaaagaagaagaacTGGAAGATGAAATCTCCAAGTTTCCAATGTGTGTCAGTGTGAAGATCGAAGAAGACGAAGGTCCAAGCGAAGAGAGCGGATCAGCGAAACATTGGGGCGACAGCTCATTTCAGCACCTGACAACAAAAGGAGAGGGACAATCGCAAACAGACGGCCTCTTAGCTCCGCTTTCAGACAGCGACGACGTAACATCACACTCATCTGACTTCAACACTGATGAGGAGGAAGATGACTTTGACCAAAAAGCTTCAAAATCCTTAAACATGTCATCACGGAAAAGAAACACTCAAAAAAGAGCGGTGAGGAAAGCTGCTCCCTGCACACTTTGCG TGTCCCACAGACATCACTGTAGAAGATCTtcaccctga
- the LOC130918803 gene encoding gastrula zinc finger protein XlCGF57.1-like isoform X5 encodes MACIKQEAESEMPCIKQEAEPETPYIKEEELEDEISKFPMCVSVKIEEDEGPSEDCGSAKHWSDSSFQHLTTKGEGQSQTDGLLAPLSDCDDATSHSSDFNADEEEDDLDQNASKPLNMSSRKRDTQESAVRKALRCLLCDKRFSWKNRLKTHMLTHTGEKPFSCTVCDKRFSCNSSLIRHKRTHTGEKPYACTLCDKRFVDKCSLKIHTKTHTGEKPFACAFCGKRFPHKANLNKHTTTHTGEKPIACSFCDKKFLNKSSLKIHTRVHTGERPFACTLCSKRFVGKGGLKKHAWRHTGEKPFACTHCDKRFSLKNLLEKHKRTHTGEKPFACTLGGKKITQEEHFGKRFTQEGHFVSHTSNHAVEKPFACTVCGKRFVDMGDLNKHTSRHVPVTALKVYRGMKT; translated from the coding sequence ATGGCGTGTatcaaacaggaggcggagTCCGAGATGCCATGTatcaaacaggaggcggagCCCGAGACCCCCTacattaaagaagaagaacTGGAAGATGAAATTTCCAAGTTTCCAATGTGTGTCAGTGTGAAAATCGAAGAAGACGAAGGTCCAAGCGAAGACTGTGGATCAGCGAAACATTGGAGCGACAGCTCATTTCAGCACCTGACAACAAAAGGAGAGGGACAATCGCAAACAGACGGCCTCTTAGCTCCGCTTTCGGACTGCGACGACGCTACATCACACTCATCTGACTTCAACGCTGATGAGGAGGAAGATGACTTAGACCAAAACGCTTCAAAACCCTTAAACATGTCATCACGGAAAAGAGATACTCAAGAAAGCGCGGTGAGGAAAGCTTTACGCTGCttactttgcgataaaagattttcttgGAAAAATCGATTAAAAACACACATGTTGACACACACCGGGGAGAAGCCTTTTAGCTGCAcagtttgcgataaaagattttcttgCAATTCTAGTTTAATTAGACATaaacgtacacacactggagagaaaccttacgcctgcacactttgcgataaaCGATTCGTCGACAAGTGCAGTTTAAAAattcacacaaaaacacacactggagaaaagccttttgcctgcgcgTTTTGTGGTAAACGATTCCCCCATAAGGcaaatttaaacaaacacaccaccacacacactggagagaagcccatCGCCTGCTCATTTTGCGATAAAAAATTCCTCAACAAGTCCAGTTTAAAAATTCACACAAGAGTACACACCGGAGAaaggccttttgcctgcacactttgtagcAAAAGATTTGTCGGTaagggaggtttaaaaaaacacgCATGGAGACACacaggagagaagcctttcgcctgtacacattgcgataaaagattttctctGAAGAATCTTCTAGAAAAGCataagcgtacacacactggagaaaagccttttgcctgcacacttggTGGTAAAAAAATCACTCAGGAGGAACAttttggtaaaagattcactcagGAGGGACATTTCGTATCGCACACAAGTAACCACGCCGTAGAGAAACCTTTCGCTTgcacagtttgtggtaaaagattcgtcGATATGGGagatttaaacaaacacacaagtaggcatgtgcccgtTACCGCTTTGaaagtttaccgtggtatgaaaacgtaa